From one Bifidobacterium sp. WK012_4_13 genomic stretch:
- the hflX gene encoding GTPase HflX, producing MDDQDSHLNDSTAADGSEILAGRSEVLHDDRGVQGLPEEWQEREQRNELRHVAGIGELEDVTEVEYRKVRLERVVLAGVWSSAETSFAKAEESLRELAALAETAGAQVLDGVLQQRTKPDSATYLGSGKAYELAGLVAGIEADTIIVDDDLHPSQRRALEDVTKVKVVDRTAVILDIFAQHATSREGKAQIELAQLEYMLPRLRGWGGSLSRQAGGQAAGQAGGIGSRGPGETKIEMDRRVIRTRIAKLRRQIARMEPARNVKRGSRRRYDMPTVAVVGYTNAGKSSLTNRLTGSGELVENALFATLDTAVRRAETHDGRVYAYVDTVGFVRRLPTQLVEAFKSTLEEVGFADIIIHIVDGSHPDPFSQIDAVNAVLEDIPGTASIPRIIVFNKVDSITDVVRQRLRQLMPSAYLVSARTGEGLDELKEAIESMLPVPDVHVDAVLPYASGSLISEIRERGRVMSVDYLDRGVRIQADVDNRLAARVVDQAVG from the coding sequence CTGGATGACCAGGATTCCCATCTGAACGATTCCACGGCTGCCGATGGATCCGAAATTCTCGCTGGGCGTTCCGAAGTGCTCCACGATGACCGTGGCGTGCAAGGACTGCCAGAGGAATGGCAGGAACGCGAACAGCGCAATGAACTGCGTCATGTTGCGGGCATCGGAGAGCTTGAGGACGTCACCGAGGTCGAATATCGCAAGGTTCGCCTTGAACGGGTCGTTCTGGCAGGAGTGTGGTCCAGCGCGGAGACAAGCTTTGCGAAGGCCGAGGAATCCCTCCGGGAGCTTGCCGCCCTGGCGGAGACAGCCGGCGCCCAGGTGCTCGATGGTGTGCTGCAGCAGAGAACGAAGCCTGACTCCGCGACGTATCTAGGCTCGGGGAAGGCGTATGAACTTGCAGGACTGGTGGCTGGGATCGAGGCCGACACGATAATCGTGGACGATGACCTCCACCCTTCACAGCGACGTGCATTGGAAGACGTTACGAAGGTCAAGGTCGTCGACCGGACTGCGGTCATTCTCGACATCTTCGCCCAGCATGCGACCAGCCGTGAGGGAAAGGCCCAGATAGAGCTCGCACAGCTTGAATACATGCTCCCCCGGCTGCGTGGCTGGGGTGGTTCGCTGTCCAGGCAGGCTGGCGGGCAGGCAGCTGGACAGGCTGGTGGCATCGGTTCGAGAGGCCCTGGCGAGACCAAGATCGAAATGGACCGTCGTGTGATTCGCACGCGCATCGCCAAGCTGCGCCGACAGATAGCGAGGATGGAACCGGCGCGAAACGTGAAGCGGGGCTCTCGCAGAAGATACGACATGCCAACCGTCGCCGTCGTCGGATACACCAACGCAGGAAAGTCCTCACTGACCAACAGGCTCACCGGATCTGGCGAACTTGTCGAAAATGCCTTGTTCGCGACCTTGGACACTGCCGTGCGCCGCGCTGAGACGCACGACGGGCGCGTCTACGCATATGTGGATACGGTCGGCTTCGTCCGGCGCCTGCCGACGCAGCTGGTCGAAGCGTTCAAATCGACCTTGGAGGAGGTGGGGTTCGCCGACATCATCATCCATATCGTCGATGGGTCTCACCCCGATCCCTTCTCGCAGATCGATGCGGTCAATGCAGTGCTTGAGGATATTCCGGGAACGGCATCGATACCCCGCATCATCGTGTTCAACAAGGTGGATTCGATCACGGACGTGGTGCGGCAGCGGCTCCGTCAGCTCATGCCTTCGGCATATCTGGTCTCTGCCAGAACCGGCGAGGGTCTGGATGAGCTCAAGGAGGCGATCGAGAGCATGCTTCCCGTTCCGGACGTTCACGTCGATGCGGTGCTTCCCTATGCGAGTGGTTCGCTGATTTCCGAAATACGCGAACGTGGCAGGGTCATGTCAGTCGACTATCTCGACCGGGGAGTGCGAATACAGGCTGATGTCGATAACAGACTTGCGGCCCGCGTCGTGGACCAGGCGGTTGGCTAA
- a CDS encoding L-lactate dehydrogenase has product MADSRFRTTKLAIVGAGAVGSTLAFAAAQRGVARQIVLEDINAKRVEAEVLDMQHGSSFYPTVSIDGSDDPEICRDADVIVITAGARQKPGQSRLDLAGATINIMKAIIPNLVKVAPNAIFMLITNPVDVVTHVSMKLSGLPADQMFGSGTNLDSARLRFLIAQQTGVNVKNVHAYIAGEHGDSEVPLWSSATIGGVPMCDWKALDGHAPLDEKTRESIHQEVKNAAYKIIEGKGATNYAIAMSGVDIIESIMHDTNRILPVSSWLKDFHGISDVCMSVPSVLNRSGVNTQINTPLSDGELAALTRSAETLKETASKFGF; this is encoded by the coding sequence ATGGCGGATTCACGTTTTAGGACAACCAAATTAGCTATTGTTGGCGCAGGAGCGGTTGGTTCGACCTTGGCGTTTGCTGCCGCGCAAAGGGGAGTCGCGCGACAAATCGTTTTGGAGGATATCAATGCCAAGCGCGTTGAGGCAGAGGTCCTCGATATGCAACACGGTTCAAGCTTCTATCCAACCGTTTCCATCGATGGCTCCGACGATCCTGAGATCTGCCGCGATGCGGATGTGATTGTCATCACCGCAGGTGCCCGTCAGAAGCCAGGCCAGTCCAGACTCGATCTGGCCGGTGCGACCATCAACATCATGAAGGCGATAATCCCGAACCTGGTGAAGGTCGCTCCCAATGCCATCTTCATGCTCATCACCAACCCTGTGGATGTCGTGACCCACGTTTCCATGAAGCTTTCAGGACTTCCAGCAGATCAGATGTTCGGCTCGGGAACGAACCTGGATTCCGCACGTCTGCGTTTCCTCATCGCTCAGCAGACAGGCGTGAATGTCAAGAACGTGCATGCATACATCGCCGGCGAACATGGTGATTCCGAAGTTCCTCTGTGGTCATCGGCAACCATCGGTGGAGTCCCCATGTGTGACTGGAAGGCACTTGACGGGCACGCTCCGCTTGATGAGAAGACTCGCGAGAGCATCCATCAGGAGGTGAAGAACGCCGCCTACAAGATCATCGAGGGCAAGGGCGCTACCAACTACGCGATTGCGATGTCGGGCGTTGACATCATCGAGTCCATCATGCATGACACCAACCGCATCCTTCCCGTGAGCTCCTGGCTGAAGGACTTCCACGGAATCTCCGACGTGTGCATGTCGGTTCCGAGCGTTCTCAACCGTTCCGGTGTGAACACCCAGATCAACACGCCACTCAGCGACGGCGAGCTTGCAGCACTGACGCGTTCTGCCGAGACACTGAAGGAAACGGCCAGCAAGTTTGGCTTCTGA
- a CDS encoding cation diffusion facilitator family transporter codes for MESARERTDERQARQHQRTLSLTLGLTFTVFIAEFVGVVLTGSLALLVDVGHMLTDVSVLIASTITAALMRRRPTENKTWGWARLEVITAAAGSTVLLLVGIYALVESALRLIGVQTAEVRDIDLMLVFGVIGLLANIASLFILQSSHNDNLNMRAAFLEVTNDALGSVGVIVAALVVIFTGWTDADALAGGVIALLMIPRALRLITKSLKVLLEETPRGLDLKAVRDHLDRVPGVVAVHDLHASTVATGMTQLSAHVVVHGDLSDGQRAEILRSMQVCLRTHFPVSIDHTTFQIEPEGYEQRYEATMQIHV; via the coding sequence ATGGAATCGGCACGTGAGCGGACAGATGAAAGACAGGCCAGACAGCATCAGCGAACGTTGAGCCTTACCCTCGGTCTGACCTTCACCGTATTCATTGCAGAATTCGTTGGCGTTGTACTTACCGGCAGCCTTGCCCTGCTCGTTGACGTCGGCCATATGCTGACCGACGTGTCCGTACTGATAGCATCCACCATAACCGCCGCATTGATGCGTCGGCGTCCAACCGAAAACAAGACCTGGGGCTGGGCCCGTCTTGAAGTGATCACTGCCGCTGCAGGGTCCACCGTATTGCTCCTCGTCGGCATATATGCACTCGTGGAATCGGCTTTGCGCCTGATCGGAGTCCAGACAGCCGAAGTGCGCGATATAGATCTGATGCTGGTGTTCGGCGTGATCGGTCTGCTCGCGAACATCGCGTCGCTGTTTATCCTGCAATCGTCACACAACGATAATCTGAACATGCGCGCAGCCTTTCTCGAGGTGACGAACGATGCATTGGGATCGGTTGGCGTCATCGTTGCAGCGCTCGTCGTGATCTTCACTGGATGGACGGACGCCGATGCGCTCGCCGGTGGCGTCATCGCCTTGCTCATGATTCCACGCGCGCTTCGACTGATTACGAAAAGTCTCAAGGTTCTTCTTGAGGAGACGCCACGAGGGCTGGATCTGAAGGCGGTCCGCGATCATCTTGACCGTGTGCCCGGCGTCGTGGCGGTTCATGATTTGCATGCCAGCACGGTTGCCACCGGCATGACACAGCTGAGTGCCCACGTCGTGGTGCATGGCGACCTTAGCGATGGTCAGCGAGCCGAGATACTCCGAAGCATGCAAGTCTGCCTAAGAACTCACTTTCCAGTGAGCATCGACCACACCACCTTCCAGATCGAGCCTGAAGGCTACGAGCAGCGATATGAGGCGACGATGCAGATTCACGTCTGA
- the lexA gene encoding transcriptional repressor LexA, whose protein sequence is MLSKRQRMVLQAIRKHVSEHGFAPSFREIGDAAGLKSTSSVKHQLGALEERGLIRISANKGRAIELVESPSHDIDEANRRSSDGALRGGKSDDSQYGRFVQTRHASQMGSGNSESSASTKSSANTESPEFPRTATIFPFPSMESESSSIAESRDVPLVGRIAAGAPITAEQHVDDVMRLPQRLTGNGNLFMLEVHGDSMIDAAICDGDFVVVREQSTAQTGEIVAALLDDEATVKTFRQDHGHVWLMPHNPAYSPIDGTHARIMGIVVTVLRKV, encoded by the coding sequence ATGCTTTCGAAGCGGCAGCGAATGGTGCTGCAGGCAATCCGCAAGCATGTGAGCGAGCATGGCTTCGCTCCATCATTCAGAGAGATAGGCGATGCCGCAGGGCTGAAAAGCACTTCCTCCGTGAAACACCAGCTAGGAGCACTTGAGGAAAGAGGCCTCATCCGAATCAGCGCGAACAAGGGTCGCGCAATCGAACTTGTCGAGTCGCCAAGCCACGACATCGATGAAGCCAATCGCCGATCCAGCGATGGTGCTCTCCGCGGTGGCAAATCGGATGATTCTCAATACGGCAGGTTTGTTCAGACGCGCCACGCTTCACAGATGGGTTCGGGCAACAGCGAGTCATCAGCCAGCACCAAGTCATCAGCCAACACCGAATCACCCGAATTCCCTCGAACAGCAACGATCTTTCCCTTCCCCTCGATGGAATCCGAAAGCTCTTCCATAGCCGAATCCCGCGATGTCCCACTCGTAGGCCGCATCGCCGCAGGCGCCCCGATAACCGCGGAGCAGCATGTCGACGATGTGATGCGTCTGCCGCAACGCCTTACCGGCAACGGAAATCTGTTCATGCTCGAAGTCCATGGAGACTCGATGATCGATGCCGCAATATGCGATGGTGACTTTGTCGTGGTTCGAGAACAGAGCACCGCGCAGACGGGCGAGATCGTCGCTGCGCTTCTTGATGATGAGGCCACGGTCAAGACCTTCCGTCAGGATCATGGACACGTCTGGCTGATGCCCCACAACCCTGCCTATTCACCCATCGATGGCACGCATGCCAGAATCATGGGCATTGTGGTCACCGTATTGCGTAAGGTATGA
- a CDS encoding LysM peptidoglycan-binding domain-containing protein: MTGLLAALMCFAGLTVGVRQAQSSTLPQQVTSYTVRPGETMWSYASDITPAGGNVNETIDRLVRLNKLHSTNLQVGQRIIVPQQDAEG; this comes from the coding sequence GTGACAGGGTTGCTCGCAGCATTGATGTGCTTTGCAGGATTGACTGTCGGCGTTCGTCAGGCACAGTCCTCGACCCTTCCTCAGCAGGTTACAAGCTACACGGTTCGACCGGGTGAAACGATGTGGTCCTATGCCTCTGACATCACCCCGGCAGGTGGCAACGTCAATGAAACCATCGACAGACTTGTCAGGCTGAACAAATTGCATTCCACCAATCTGCAGGTTGGTCAGAGGATTATCGTTCCGCAGCAGGATGCTGAAGGCTAG
- the nrdR gene encoding transcriptional regulator NrdR, whose amino-acid sequence MHCPFCQNSETKVVDTRISDDGFAIRRRRECPKCGRRFTTVETASLMVVKRSGNSEAFNRDKVISGVRKACQGRPINEDDLKALGQKVEEDLRASGAAQVNSDEVGKAILKPLRKLDEVAYLRFASVYQNFDGLADFEHAIDDLRSEDRSERHDTEIA is encoded by the coding sequence ATGCATTGTCCTTTTTGCCAGAATTCCGAAACAAAAGTAGTCGATACGCGAATCAGCGATGACGGTTTTGCGATTCGTCGTCGGCGCGAATGTCCAAAATGCGGGAGAAGATTCACCACAGTCGAAACCGCCAGCCTCATGGTGGTCAAGCGTTCCGGTAATTCCGAGGCATTCAACAGGGACAAGGTCATCTCCGGTGTGCGTAAGGCATGCCAGGGTAGGCCCATCAATGAAGATGATCTGAAGGCCCTTGGGCAGAAGGTCGAAGAGGACCTACGTGCCAGTGGAGCCGCGCAGGTCAATTCTGACGAGGTGGGCAAGGCGATCCTCAAGCCGCTTCGCAAGCTTGATGAAGTGGCGTATCTGCGGTTCGCGAGTGTGTATCAGAACTTCGATGGTCTTGCGGACTTCGAGCATGCCATCGATGACCTGCGAAGCGAAGACCGTTCGGAAAGGCATGATACGGAAATCGCCTGA
- the serA gene encoding phosphoglycerate dehydrogenase has translation MPTALLLENIHPFAAESLRNHGFEVLTQSGALDEKDLIAALDGVDVLGIRSKTNVTRRVLDARPNLTSIGCFCIGTNQVDLGYAGTQGIGVFNAPYSNTRSVVELVISDIISLMRRIPAHSHRMRDGVWDKSAAGSHEVRGKTLGIIGYGNIGAQLSVLAEALGMRVVFYDLDEKLALGNAHRAGSLEELLLQSDAVTLHVDGRKSNTGFFGEDQFSHMKQGAIFINISRGFVADLDALKRHLESGHLSGAAIDVFPSEPRRSGDSFESSLNTEDNIILTPHIGGSTLEAQESIGHFVSQRLLDYWEKGSTTLSVNLPELTLGPISGVVRIAHLHKNLPGVLAQVNRILGEENINVNAQSLATEDELGYVVTDVSSMPSKAAFESLQNLYGRVRMRTLK, from the coding sequence ATGCCTACAGCTCTGTTACTTGAAAACATTCATCCGTTTGCAGCCGAATCCTTGCGCAATCATGGATTCGAGGTTCTCACGCAATCCGGCGCGCTCGATGAGAAGGATCTGATCGCAGCATTGGACGGCGTCGACGTTCTGGGAATCCGCTCGAAGACCAATGTCACGAGGCGTGTTCTCGACGCCAGACCCAATCTGACTTCGATTGGCTGCTTCTGCATCGGAACCAACCAGGTCGACCTCGGATATGCCGGGACTCAGGGCATCGGCGTCTTCAATGCGCCGTATTCGAACACACGCTCCGTCGTCGAACTGGTCATCAGTGACATCATCAGCCTGATGAGAAGAATTCCGGCCCACTCGCATCGCATGCGCGACGGCGTGTGGGACAAGTCTGCAGCAGGATCCCACGAAGTCCGAGGGAAGACACTGGGAATCATAGGCTATGGAAACATAGGCGCCCAGCTTTCCGTATTGGCAGAGGCCCTGGGGATGCGCGTCGTGTTCTATGACCTTGACGAGAAGCTGGCACTTGGCAATGCCCACAGGGCAGGAAGTCTGGAAGAGCTTCTGCTGCAATCGGATGCGGTGACGCTCCATGTCGACGGGAGAAAGTCGAACACTGGTTTCTTTGGCGAGGATCAGTTCTCCCATATGAAGCAGGGCGCCATCTTCATCAATATCTCTCGCGGATTCGTTGCGGATCTGGATGCCTTGAAACGTCATCTGGAGTCCGGACACCTTTCGGGAGCGGCGATCGACGTCTTCCCAAGTGAGCCACGCAGGAGCGGTGACTCATTCGAGTCCTCGCTCAACACTGAGGACAACATCATTCTGACGCCACACATCGGTGGCTCCACACTGGAAGCTCAGGAATCCATAGGCCACTTTGTCTCCCAGCGACTCCTGGACTACTGGGAGAAGGGTTCCACAACGCTGTCCGTCAACTTGCCAGAACTGACGCTCGGACCCATTTCAGGAGTTGTCCGCATAGCACACCTCCACAAGAACCTTCCGGGAGTGCTCGCACAGGTAAATCGCATACTCGGAGAGGAGAACATCAACGTGAACGCACAATCCCTCGCCACCGAAGACGAATTGGGCTATGTCGTCACCGATGTCTCCAGCATGCCAAGCAAGGCCGCATTCGAATCATTGCAGAATCTTTATGGCAGGGTTCGCATGAGAACGCTGAAATAG
- a CDS encoding 3'-5' exonuclease: MSQYSSQLQDEQRATDRAYARLDSLRSQIRSRLDKVRAAGSHGSPTQRTERDSFATLYEDRLAQLRSVEDRLVFGRLDSAKGDHRYVGRIGLSSEDHEPILTDWRADAARPFYEATPSNHGDIVMRRHITLSFRDVVAIEDEILDMDSPTVNVASKSGTLTGEGALLASLSSRRTGKMTDIVATIQAEQDRIIRSDMAHAVVVQGGPGTGKTAVALHRAAYLLYTHRRTLQRSGVLIVGPSSAFLHYIDQVLPSLGETGVISRTIGDLIPGIVATAQESPRAAALKGDIRMRHAIANAVAARVRIPPKLPKIHVNGIVVPLLASDIQQAQEDALRTHQPHNKARKSFVRAMMHSLTNRYAEQLDYAPEQSELSHATSVFRMNDDVRKTLNLAWLPMNAVWLISDMWAKPQHLRRFAPWLSEDQIRMLTRAKGSAFTASDIPLLDEAMDVLGPDPKADGGSPAQAAQRARDEQIASETLGQAGIGNGIVTSQMLVDQMTADDDETMVQRAASDREWTYGHIVVDEAQELTAMDWRMLVRRCPSRSFTIVGDIAQTSALGGSRSWQKTMNPLFGERNWTLNELTINYRNPKEVSELSSGFARQEGLYISTVNAVRAIPDSVQRIAVPDRSSLGTRILEALDGLMPEFVSSDGSGRIAIIADGSMVKDLTDLLDAYIATRISDDDRSRLQSQHSWDRQINVYTTDEVKGLEFDAVVLVEPGLMENGAPSRIVAASDLYVSMTRPTQRLVIIRTQQDTDDLPL; this comes from the coding sequence ATGTCGCAATACTCTTCTCAATTACAGGATGAACAGCGCGCAACCGATCGCGCCTATGCACGGTTGGATTCCCTGCGGAGTCAGATACGGTCGCGCCTTGACAAGGTGCGTGCGGCAGGATCGCATGGATCTCCCACGCAGCGCACGGAACGCGACTCGTTTGCAACCTTGTACGAGGACCGGCTCGCACAGCTGCGTTCAGTCGAAGACAGACTCGTCTTCGGTCGATTGGACAGCGCCAAGGGCGACCATCGCTATGTCGGCCGAATAGGACTGTCAAGCGAGGACCATGAGCCAATTCTCACCGATTGGCGCGCCGACGCCGCTCGGCCATTCTATGAGGCCACTCCCTCCAACCATGGAGATATCGTGATGCGCCGACACATCACGCTGAGCTTTCGCGACGTCGTGGCCATCGAGGATGAGATTCTTGACATGGACTCGCCGACGGTGAATGTCGCTTCGAAATCTGGCACCCTTACCGGCGAGGGAGCGTTGCTTGCTTCGCTGAGCTCTCGGCGGACAGGAAAGATGACCGACATCGTAGCCACGATCCAGGCAGAGCAAGACAGGATCATTCGCTCCGACATGGCTCATGCCGTTGTGGTGCAGGGAGGACCCGGAACAGGCAAGACTGCGGTTGCCCTGCATCGCGCCGCATATTTGCTCTATACGCATCGTCGCACGCTGCAGCGCTCCGGCGTGCTGATCGTCGGACCGAGCTCGGCATTCCTCCATTACATCGATCAGGTGCTGCCATCCCTTGGCGAGACGGGAGTGATCAGTCGCACCATCGGCGACCTGATTCCTGGGATCGTGGCAACGGCGCAGGAATCTCCACGCGCCGCTGCGCTGAAGGGAGACATTCGGATGAGGCATGCGATAGCCAATGCCGTCGCCGCACGAGTGCGAATACCACCGAAGCTTCCCAAGATCCATGTGAACGGCATTGTCGTGCCGCTCCTTGCATCGGACATTCAGCAGGCGCAGGAAGACGCGCTGCGCACGCATCAACCTCATAACAAGGCGAGGAAAAGCTTCGTCAGGGCGATGATGCATTCACTCACCAACCGTTACGCCGAACAACTCGACTATGCTCCTGAGCAATCGGAACTATCGCATGCGACTTCCGTCTTCCGAATGAACGATGACGTGCGCAAGACGCTGAATCTGGCTTGGCTGCCGATGAACGCAGTCTGGCTGATATCCGATATGTGGGCAAAGCCCCAGCATCTGCGGCGCTTCGCCCCTTGGCTGAGCGAAGACCAGATTCGCATGCTCACCCGCGCGAAGGGGTCCGCATTCACCGCTTCGGACATACCGCTTCTTGATGAGGCGATGGATGTCCTAGGGCCCGATCCCAAGGCTGACGGGGGCTCCCCTGCACAGGCCGCCCAGCGTGCCCGAGATGAGCAGATTGCGTCCGAGACGCTGGGACAGGCCGGAATCGGCAATGGCATCGTCACATCCCAGATGCTGGTCGATCAGATGACGGCCGATGACGATGAGACCATGGTGCAGCGTGCAGCATCGGATCGAGAGTGGACCTATGGTCATATTGTCGTTGACGAAGCCCAGGAACTCACAGCCATGGACTGGCGCATGCTGGTTCGCAGATGCCCTTCGCGCTCATTCACCATCGTGGGTGACATCGCGCAGACTTCGGCACTGGGTGGTTCAAGATCCTGGCAGAAAACGATGAACCCGCTCTTTGGCGAACGCAATTGGACGCTCAACGAGCTCACCATCAACTATAGGAACCCGAAGGAAGTGTCCGAGCTCTCATCCGGTTTCGCAAGGCAGGAAGGGCTCTACATCTCAACGGTCAACGCAGTGCGCGCAATTCCAGATTCGGTGCAGAGGATCGCGGTTCCAGACAGATCAAGTCTGGGCACGCGCATTCTCGAAGCATTGGACGGGCTGATGCCGGAATTCGTCTCCTCTGACGGCAGCGGTCGAATCGCCATCATTGCCGACGGCAGCATGGTCAAAGACCTCACAGACCTTCTGGATGCCTATATCGCCACAAGAATCAGCGACGACGATCGTTCCCGTCTGCAGTCTCAGCATTCGTGGGACAGACAGATCAACGTGTACACCACCGACGAGGTCAAGGGTCTCGAATTCGATGCCGTCGTCCTCGTCGAACCAGGTCTGATGGAAAACGGAGCGCCTTCAAGGATCGTTGCCGCTTCCGACCTGTACGTTTCAATGACTCGTCCGACGCAGAGACTTGTCATCATTCGAACACAACAAGATACTGACGACCTCCCACTATAA
- the mraZ gene encoding division/cell wall cluster transcriptional repressor MraZ: protein MPALLLGTYTPKIDDKGRMALPAKLRSQFGDGLVMARGQERCVYLLPQSEFRRVAVQIQRTSMGNKAARDYLRVFLSGAVDEVPDRQGRVLVPQMLRSYARLDTDVVVIGVGTRAELWDSASWQSYLESKEQGYSDIADDVLPEVDF from the coding sequence ATGCCAGCACTGTTGCTGGGCACCTACACGCCGAAGATCGACGACAAGGGCCGCATGGCACTTCCAGCCAAGCTGCGCTCGCAATTCGGTGACGGTCTGGTGATGGCACGAGGTCAGGAACGCTGCGTCTATCTTCTTCCCCAAAGCGAGTTCCGGCGTGTGGCGGTGCAGATCCAGCGCACATCGATGGGGAACAAGGCTGCCCGTGACTATCTTCGCGTGTTTCTCTCCGGCGCGGTCGACGAAGTGCCAGACAGGCAGGGACGCGTTCTTGTCCCACAGATGCTCAGATCATATGCGCGGTTGGATACCGATGTCGTCGTCATCGGAGTCGGCACGCGTGCGGAGCTGTGGGACAGCGCTTCGTGGCAAAGCTACCTTGAAAGCAAGGAGCAGGGGTATTCAGACATCGCCGATGACGTGCTGCCGGAGGTTGATTTCTGA
- the rsmH gene encoding 16S rRNA (cytosine(1402)-N(4))-methyltransferase RsmH encodes MTDLNSIHQPVLLDECVRLVSPALDHANAVVVDCTLGLAGHAIAVLRSAPQAHLIGIDRDEEALRLAGERMRREGLSDRFTPVHAAFDELEDVLGGEGIKEIDAAFMDLGLSSLQIDETERGFSYAHDAPLDMRMDTGQTLTAADILSSYSMQRLTTIFREYGEERFSRPIARAIVDSRESAPLRTSKDLNELVDATVPKAHRPAGNPAKRVFQALRIEVNGELEKLSQTLPQIAAHLKLHGRIVVESYHSLEDRTVKRFMTAGTRVNVPPGLPIIPKEAQPYFKDLTHGAVMADEAQIADNPRSASVRLRAVELIRRIPEQTLRQYEEDRKGRG; translated from the coding sequence ATGACAGACTTGAATTCCATACATCAGCCGGTTCTCCTTGATGAATGCGTGCGTCTCGTTTCTCCGGCTCTGGATCATGCGAACGCGGTGGTCGTAGACTGCACGCTTGGCTTGGCGGGTCATGCGATCGCTGTGCTCAGGTCAGCCCCTCAGGCACATCTCATCGGCATCGACAGGGATGAGGAGGCACTGCGGCTTGCAGGCGAACGGATGAGGCGAGAGGGTCTGTCAGACAGATTCACTCCCGTGCATGCCGCATTCGATGAACTCGAAGATGTTCTCGGTGGCGAAGGAATCAAGGAAATCGATGCCGCATTCATGGATCTTGGGCTGTCCAGTCTGCAGATCGACGAAACGGAGCGCGGCTTCTCCTACGCACATGACGCTCCACTCGACATGCGCATGGATACCGGGCAGACCCTCACGGCCGCGGACATTCTCTCGAGCTATTCCATGCAGAGGCTGACGACGATCTTCAGGGAATACGGCGAGGAACGCTTCAGCCGACCGATAGCGAGGGCCATCGTCGACTCGCGTGAATCCGCGCCACTGCGTACGTCGAAGGATCTGAACGAGCTGGTGGACGCAACCGTTCCCAAGGCCCATCGACCGGCAGGCAATCCAGCCAAGCGCGTGTTCCAGGCATTGCGCATCGAGGTGAACGGGGAATTGGAGAAGCTGTCCCAGACACTGCCCCAGATTGCGGCGCATCTTAAGCTTCACGGACGAATCGTCGTCGAATCCTACCATTCGCTCGAAGATCGCACGGTCAAGAGGTTCATGACTGCAGGGACACGGGTGAACGTCCCGCCAGGACTGCCGATAATCCCGAAGGAGGCGCAGCCTTACTTCAAGGATCTGACCCATGGCGCGGTCATGGCGGATGAAGCTCAGATTGCCGACAATCCAAGGTCTGCCTCAGTCAGGCTGAGAGCGGTCGAGTTGATTCGCAGGATTCCAGAACAGACCTTAAGGCAATACGAAGAGGACAGAAAGGGAAGGGGATAG